The genomic region TCAACTACACTTTGGCTTGAAGTTCTTGAGGAAATTGGAAACAGTTAGAGAAAAAAATATCAACTAATTGAAACAACCACTAAAAGCTAAGAGTGCTTTATCTAAAGTAAGGCACCTGTTACTCCTGTGATAGCATCTTCGTGCCTGAAGTACTGCATAACTCTTAGTTTTGGTACGTGTAATCATATTAGGCAAATTTACTTAAAATTCTCTAAAAAAAGTGCGCAATCACTAAGTTCCTATGGTAAGAAATTTAAACTTTGTCTTAAAGTCTTCAGAAGTACTTGAAATTTATGGGCTAAAAGCGATATATAGACGTATAAACTTTATTAACATAAATTATAACACGGAATATTTGATATGAGTCAAGAAAAATTAAAAGAGCTTTCAGATCACATCGCAGTACTCAGTGCAGAGGGTGTTCAAGCCGCTAATTCAGGTCACCCAGGTATGCCAATGGGATGTTCAGACATCGGTAGCGTACTTTGGAGCAAGCATTTAAAACACAATCCAGCCGATTCAAACTGGTTCAACCGCGATAGATTCGTACTTTCCGCTGGTCATGGTTCTATGTTCATTTATTCGCTTTTACACCTTTTCGGTTACGACGTAAGTAAAAAAGATCTTCAAGATTTCCGTCAACTAGGTTCAAAAACTCCTGGTCACCCAGAGTTTGGTCACACTGATGGTGTTGAAACAACGACTGGTCCTTTGGGCGCAGGCATTTCAAATGCAGTTGGTATGGCACTTGCAGCTAAAGTCCAAGGCGAAAAATTCAATACAGCGGATCACACAATTGTTGATTCAAATATCTACGCTATCTGTGGCGACGGCTGTCTTATGGAAGGTGTTTCTTCAGAAGCGGCATCTACTGCTGGTCACCTTGGTCTTGATAACTTAGTTCTCGTGTACGATTCAAATAGCATCACAATTGAAGGCTCAACTGATCTTGCTTTCACTGAAGATGTAGCGATGCGTTTCCGCGCTTATAACTGGGAAGTTATCGAATGTAATGGTAATGATCTCGACGCGGTTGACTCGGCTTTAACTCTTGCGAAGCAATCTGATAAGCCAGTTATCATCGTTGCGACTACTATCATTGGTAAAGGTTCACCAACGAAAGCTGGGACTCATAAAGTTCACGGTGCTCCACTAGGTGCTGAAGAAGTTTCTGGTCTTCGTGCAACACTACTTGGCGGCGAAGCTTTCGGCGTAAGTGATTCGGTAAAAGATTTCTGTGCAATAACAGCTGCCGCTGGTGCTGAAGCTCAAAAAGTTTGGGAAGCGGATTTCGCTGCTTGGTCACAAGCTAACCCTGAACTTCTTAAAGAGTGGAACGCTTACCAAAACCACGAGCTTCCTGCTGAATTCTCTTTCCCTGACTTTCCTGTCGGCGAATCAATTGCTTCACGCAAATCTTCTCACATGGTTTTAAACTCACTCGCAGCACAAGTTCCTTACCTCCTAGGTGGATCTGCTGACCTTGATTGCTCAAACCTTACTCGTTTAGATGCTGAAGGCGATATCAATACTGGTAAGTTCGATGGTCGCAACCTTCACTTTGGTGTACGTGAGCACGGTATGGGCGGAATTGTCAATGGTATGATCAACTTCGGTGGCATGCGCGTTTACTGTTCAACTTTTCTTGTTTTCGCTGACTACATGCGTCCAACGATCCGCTTGGCAGCTTTGATGAATACTCCAGCAATTTACATTTTCACTCACGATTCCTTCTTCGTAGGTGAAGATGGACCGACTCACCAACCAGTAGAGCACAAAGCGGCTCTCGAGTGTATTCCTGGCCTTACAGTTCTCCGTCCTGCTGATGCTAACGAAGTTAAAGCTGCTTGGGAAGTTGCTATCAGAAAAACTGATGGTCCTACTGCGCTTCTTATGTCTCGTCAAAACTTAACGACTCTTGCGGGTACAGTTGACAATGATGTAGCTAAAGGTGCTTACGTCGTGAAAGCTGAAAGTGGCGCTACAATTGATCTTATCCTTATGGCTTCTGGTTCAGAAGTTGATCTAGCCGTTCAAACAGCTAACAATCTCGAAGCTGATGGTAAATCAGTTCGCGTTGTGAGTATGCCTTCTTCAACTCTTTTCGAAGAGCAGAATGCTGAATACAAAGAAAGCGTCCTTCCTGGCGCAGTAAGCAGTCGTTTTGCGATTGATTACGGTTCTTCAATCAGCTGGTACCGTTACATCGGACTTCAAGGTGCTAGCCACTGCCTAGATCGTTTCGGTGAGTGTGGACCGGGTGG from Lentisphaera profundi harbors:
- the tkt gene encoding transketolase encodes the protein MSQEKLKELSDHIAVLSAEGVQAANSGHPGMPMGCSDIGSVLWSKHLKHNPADSNWFNRDRFVLSAGHGSMFIYSLLHLFGYDVSKKDLQDFRQLGSKTPGHPEFGHTDGVETTTGPLGAGISNAVGMALAAKVQGEKFNTADHTIVDSNIYAICGDGCLMEGVSSEAASTAGHLGLDNLVLVYDSNSITIEGSTDLAFTEDVAMRFRAYNWEVIECNGNDLDAVDSALTLAKQSDKPVIIVATTIIGKGSPTKAGTHKVHGAPLGAEEVSGLRATLLGGEAFGVSDSVKDFCAITAAAGAEAQKVWEADFAAWSQANPELLKEWNAYQNHELPAEFSFPDFPVGESIASRKSSHMVLNSLAAQVPYLLGGSADLDCSNLTRLDAEGDINTGKFDGRNLHFGVREHGMGGIVNGMINFGGMRVYCSTFLVFADYMRPTIRLAALMNTPAIYIFTHDSFFVGEDGPTHQPVEHKAALECIPGLTVLRPADANEVKAAWEVAIRKTDGPTALLMSRQNLTTLAGTVDNDVAKGAYVVKAESGATIDLILMASGSEVDLAVQTANNLEADGKSVRVVSMPSSTLFEEQNAEYKESVLPGAVSSRFAIDYGSSISWYRYIGLQGASHCLDRFGECGPGGKVAEFFGYTVDALTTEVRDYLA